From Scomber scombrus chromosome 13, fScoSco1.1, whole genome shotgun sequence, a single genomic window includes:
- the ube2al gene encoding ubiquitin conjugating enzyme E2 A, like: protein MSTPARRRLMRDFKRLQEDPPAGVSGAPSENNIMVWNAVIFGPEGTPFEDGTFKLIVEFTEEYPNKPPTVRFVSKMFHPNVYADGSICLDILQNRWSPTYDVSSILTSIQSLLDEPNPNSPANSQAAQLYQENKREYEKRVSAIVEQSWRDS, encoded by the exons GCTACAAGAGGATCCCCCTGCTGGTGTCAGTGGTGCCCCGTCTGAAAACAACATCATGGTGTGGAATGCAGTCATTTTTGG CCCTGAAGGAACTCCTTTTGAGGACG GTACTTTTAAACTCATTGTAGAGTTCACAGAAGAATACCCCAACAAACCCCCCACAGTACGATTTGTGTCAAAGATGTTTCATCCAAATG TCTATGCAGATGGCAGTATATGTTTGGACATCCTACAGAATCGTTGGAGTCCCACTTATGATGTGTCATCTATTCTTACATCCATCCAG TCCTTGCTTGATGAACCAAATCCCAACAGTCCAGCCAACAGTCAGGCGGCTCAGCTCTACCAGGAGAACAAGCGGGAGTACGAGAAGCGTGTGTCTGCCATCGTAGAACAAAGCTGGAGAGATAGTTGA